From the Natrarchaeobaculum aegyptiacum genome, one window contains:
- a CDS encoding ATPase domain-containing protein has product MESTLKTIETGVSGLDELLNGGLITGRLYLVVGRAGTGKTLLGSEYLEEGLTNGDTTLFVHGEESADEILANAASFGIDLTGTEFLDLGPDSGFFDGDSTYDLVDARDVESDRFIEEIRDAIEEINPDRVLLDPISQLQYIEPSEYQFRRRLISFMRFLKGRGTTVIATKTDEPSRADDEIRSLSDGIVELERGTGGRRITVPKHRGIGQRDGTHGLEITASGLEIHPSLIPEPNERTFGPELLSAGVDELDALLEGGLECGTATFISGPTGVGKTTTAMQFLSAAATRGGSPVAYLFEESPKTFLHRAEAIGIPIREQRAADELSIVPVEPLTLSPEAFARQVADRIDADGTKLVVIDGVDGYKVSIQGEQVELGRKLHALIRYLKNRNVAVILVDETDQITGIPSASSANISYIADNILFVNYVEVDGALEKGIGVLKKRAGRFERTMREFEITPDGIAVGEPFSGISGLLEGTPRLDLTHDDGR; this is encoded by the coding sequence ATGGAATCGACCCTGAAGACGATCGAGACTGGCGTTTCTGGTCTCGACGAACTTCTCAACGGGGGACTCATTACTGGTCGTCTCTATCTCGTCGTCGGTCGGGCAGGAACCGGGAAGACGCTCCTCGGAAGCGAATATCTCGAGGAAGGACTCACCAACGGCGATACGACGCTGTTCGTTCACGGCGAGGAATCTGCCGACGAGATACTGGCCAACGCAGCGAGTTTCGGGATCGATCTGACGGGAACTGAGTTTCTGGACCTCGGGCCGGATTCCGGTTTCTTCGACGGCGACAGCACCTACGACCTCGTCGACGCACGAGACGTGGAGTCGGATCGGTTTATCGAAGAGATCAGAGACGCCATCGAGGAGATCAACCCGGACCGCGTGCTACTCGATCCCATCTCACAACTGCAGTACATCGAGCCCTCCGAGTACCAGTTTCGCCGGCGGCTGATCTCGTTTATGCGTTTTCTAAAGGGACGCGGGACGACCGTGATCGCAACGAAAACGGACGAACCGTCCAGGGCCGACGACGAAATCCGATCACTGAGCGATGGAATCGTCGAACTCGAGCGAGGTACTGGCGGACGGCGAATAACTGTCCCGAAACACCGCGGGATCGGTCAGCGAGATGGAACCCATGGCCTGGAAATCACGGCATCGGGGCTCGAGATTCATCCAAGCCTGATTCCCGAACCGAACGAACGGACGTTTGGGCCCGAACTGCTGTCGGCAGGGGTGGACGAACTGGACGCACTTCTCGAAGGCGGTCTCGAGTGTGGGACCGCGACGTTCATCAGCGGACCGACTGGCGTCGGAAAGACGACGACGGCGATGCAGTTTCTCTCCGCGGCGGCGACGCGGGGTGGCAGCCCGGTAGCGTACCTGTTCGAAGAGTCCCCGAAAACTTTCCTCCACCGGGCGGAGGCGATCGGGATACCCATTCGCGAGCAGCGGGCCGCTGACGAGCTTTCGATCGTACCGGTCGAACCGCTTACACTCTCTCCCGAGGCGTTCGCCCGACAGGTAGCAGATCGTATCGACGCCGATGGGACCAAACTCGTGGTGATCGACGGCGTCGATGGCTACAAAGTCTCGATACAGGGTGAGCAGGTCGAACTCGGTCGAAAACTCCACGCGTTGATCCGGTACCTCAAGAACCGAAACGTGGCCGTCATTCTCGTCGACGAAACCGATCAGATCACGGGAATTCCGAGCGCCTCGAGCGCGAACATCAGTTACATCGCGGACAATATCCTCTTTGTCAACTACGTCGAGGTTGACGGCGCACTCGAGAAAGGAATTGGCGTCCTGAAGAAGCGAGCGGGGCGGTTCGAACGAACGATGCGCGAGTTCGAAATCACACCGGACGGGATCGCCGTCGGCGAACCGTTCTCGGGAATCAGCGGGCTCCTCGAAGGGACGCCCCGGCTGGACCTGACCCACGACGATGGCCGATAG
- the acnA gene encoding aconitate hydratase AcnA, with protein sequence MSTTEFSDAIREFEHDGETYKIADLTVLEEKGLCDLDKLPVSIRILLESVLRNADGGQIDADSVRAAASWEPDVPDAEVPFTVSRVVLQDLTGVPAVVDLAALRSAADRKGVDPTVVEPEVPCDLVIDHSVQVDHFGTEDAYEQNVEIEYERNEERYRAIKWAQQAFDEFNVVPPGTGIVHQVNLEHLGRVVHEREEDGDQWLYPDTLVGTDSHTPMIGGIGVVGWGVGGIEAEAALLGQPINMSLPEVVGVRLSGELPEGATATDLVLHITERLREVGVVDKFVEFYGPGVSQLSVADRATISNMAPEQGSTISMFPVDEKTLEYLELTGRDEEHIELIREYLEAQGLFGEQDPEFTETVDFDLGEVEPSLAGHKKPHQRIPMGDLDEHFPNLLEEQGVLGPGGEPAIGDGGGVAADSGEAGPGLALDEKVPVELEDGTEVEIGHGDVLVSAITSCTNTSNPSVMVGAGLLARNAAEQGLEVPDYVKTSLAPGSRVVTEYLERSGLLEDLEELGYHVVGYGCTTCIGNSGPLPKPIEDAIDRHDLWTTSVLSGNRNFEARIHPKIQANYLASPPLVVAYGLAGKMDIDLENEPIGTNDDGEEVYLEDIWPDTEEIRQTIHDSISPEMFEEKYASVYEGDERWEALDAPTGDVYDWDPESTYIREPPFFQDFPLEKPGVDNVDDARALMTLGDTVTTDHISPAGLFSEDLPAGQWLKERGVEPHEFNTYGSRRGNHEVMMRGTFANVRIENEMLDGKEGGYTIHHPTGEETTVFEASERYREDDTPLIVMAGEELGTGSSRDWAAKGTDLLGIRATIGKSYERIYRDNLIGMGVLPLQFEDGEGWEELGLEGDEYYEISGLEDGLEPNAELTVTAEDDDGDVTEFTVTAQVDTPMAVEYVENGGVLHLVLRRLLNEELN encoded by the coding sequence ATGTCGACGACGGAGTTCTCGGATGCCATCCGGGAGTTCGAACACGACGGAGAAACGTACAAGATCGCCGACCTGACGGTCCTCGAGGAGAAGGGCCTCTGTGATCTCGACAAACTGCCGGTGAGCATCCGTATCCTGCTCGAGTCGGTGCTGCGCAACGCCGACGGCGGGCAGATCGACGCAGACTCGGTTCGCGCAGCAGCCTCGTGGGAGCCGGACGTGCCGGACGCCGAAGTGCCGTTTACGGTCTCGCGAGTCGTCCTGCAGGACCTGACCGGCGTTCCCGCAGTGGTCGACCTCGCAGCGCTTCGCTCCGCCGCAGACCGCAAGGGCGTCGACCCGACGGTCGTCGAGCCCGAAGTCCCCTGTGACCTCGTGATCGACCACAGCGTTCAGGTCGACCACTTCGGCACCGAGGACGCCTACGAGCAGAACGTCGAAATCGAGTACGAGCGCAACGAGGAGCGCTACCGCGCGATCAAGTGGGCCCAGCAGGCCTTCGACGAGTTCAACGTCGTTCCGCCGGGCACCGGCATCGTCCACCAGGTCAACTTAGAGCACCTCGGCCGCGTCGTCCACGAGCGCGAAGAGGACGGCGACCAGTGGCTCTACCCGGACACGCTCGTTGGCACGGACAGCCACACCCCGATGATCGGCGGTATCGGCGTCGTCGGCTGGGGTGTCGGTGGCATCGAAGCAGAAGCCGCACTGCTCGGTCAGCCGATCAACATGTCCCTGCCCGAAGTCGTCGGCGTTCGCCTCTCCGGTGAACTTCCAGAGGGCGCGACGGCGACCGACCTCGTGCTCCACATCACCGAGCGCCTTCGCGAGGTCGGCGTGGTCGACAAGTTCGTCGAGTTCTACGGCCCCGGCGTCTCCCAGCTCTCGGTCGCCGACCGCGCGACCATCTCGAACATGGCCCCCGAGCAGGGCTCGACGATCAGCATGTTCCCCGTCGACGAGAAGACCCTCGAGTACCTCGAGCTGACGGGTCGCGACGAGGAACACATCGAACTCATCCGCGAATACCTCGAGGCACAGGGCCTCTTCGGCGAGCAGGACCCCGAGTTCACCGAAACCGTCGACTTCGACCTCGGCGAGGTCGAACCCAGCCTCGCCGGTCACAAGAAGCCCCACCAGCGCATCCCGATGGGCGACTTAGACGAGCACTTCCCGAACCTGCTCGAAGAGCAGGGCGTTCTCGGCCCCGGCGGCGAACCCGCAATCGGTGACGGCGGCGGCGTCGCAGCCGACTCGGGCGAGGCCGGTCCCGGTCTCGCACTCGACGAGAAGGTTCCCGTCGAACTCGAGGACGGCACCGAAGTAGAGATCGGTCACGGCGACGTCCTCGTCAGCGCGATCACCTCCTGTACGAACACCTCGAACCCGTCCGTGATGGTCGGCGCTGGCCTGCTGGCCCGCAACGCGGCCGAGCAGGGACTCGAGGTGCCCGACTACGTCAAGACGAGTCTCGCACCCGGCAGCCGCGTCGTCACGGAGTATCTCGAGCGCTCTGGACTGCTCGAGGACCTCGAAGAGCTGGGCTACCACGTCGTCGGCTACGGCTGTACGACCTGTATCGGGAACTCCGGTCCGCTCCCGAAGCCCATCGAGGACGCCATCGACCGACACGACCTCTGGACGACGAGTGTTCTCTCGGGGAACCGTAACTTCGAGGCCCGCATCCACCCGAAGATTCAGGCCAACTACCTCGCATCCCCGCCGCTGGTCGTCGCCTACGGTCTCGCCGGCAAGATGGACATCGACCTCGAGAACGAACCGATCGGCACGAACGACGACGGCGAGGAGGTCTACCTCGAGGACATCTGGCCGGACACCGAAGAGATCCGCCAGACGATCCACGACAGCATCTCCCCCGAAATGTTCGAGGAGAAGTACGCCTCGGTCTACGAGGGCGACGAGCGCTGGGAGGCCCTCGACGCACCCACGGGCGACGTCTACGACTGGGACCCAGAGTCGACCTACATCCGCGAGCCGCCGTTCTTCCAGGACTTCCCACTCGAGAAGCCCGGCGTCGACAACGTCGACGACGCTCGCGCGCTCATGACTCTCGGCGACACGGTCACGACCGACCACATCAGCCCAGCCGGCCTGTTCAGCGAGGACCTGCCGGCCGGCCAGTGGCTCAAAGAGCGCGGCGTCGAACCCCACGAGTTCAACACCTACGGCTCCCGCCGCGGGAACCACGAGGTCATGATGCGCGGTACGTTCGCGAACGTCCGCATCGAAAACGAGATGCTCGACGGGAAAGAGGGTGGCTACACCATCCACCACCCGACCGGCGAGGAGACCACCGTCTTCGAGGCCTCCGAGCGCTACCGCGAGGACGACACGCCACTGATCGTCATGGCCGGCGAGGAACTCGGGACCGGCTCGAGCCGTGACTGGGCCGCCAAGGGCACGGACCTGCTGGGCATCCGCGCGACCATCGGCAAGAGCTACGAGCGCATTTACCGTGACAACCTCATCGGCATGGGCGTCCTGCCCCTGCAGTTCGAAGACGGCGAGGGCTGGGAGGAACTCGGCCTCGAGGGCGACGAGTACTACGAGATCTCCGGTCTCGAAGACGGCCTCGAGCCCAACGCCGAACTGACCGTCACCGCCGAAGACGACGACGGCGACGTCACCGAGTTCACGGTGACCGCACAGGTCGACACGCCGATGGCCGTCGAGTACGTCGAGAACGGCGGCGTCCTCCACCTCGTGCTCCGCCGCCTGCTCAACGAAGAACTGAACTAG
- a CDS encoding thioredoxin domain-containing protein codes for MDQPTERNRLDEEESPYLRQHADNPVNWQPWDEQALEAARERDVPIFLSVGYSACHWCHVMEEESFADEEVADLLNEEFVPIKVDREERPDVDSIYMTVCQLVTGRGGWPLSAWLTPEGKPFHVGTYFPKTAKRGQPGFLDICRRLADSWADPDDRAEMERRADQWTDAARDQLEETPDSVRGTEPPSSAVLESAADGAVRSADRQHGGFGSDGPKFPQPSRLRALARASDRTGNEQYRAVLEASLDAMAAGGLYDHVGGGFHRYCVDRDWTVPHFEKMLYDNAEIPRAFLAGYQLTGDDRYAEVVRDTLAFVDRELTHEEGGFFSTLDAQSEDPETGDREEGVFYVWTPEEVHGVVGDETTADLFCDRYDITASGNFEGTNQPNRVRSVDDLAAEHDLEPDGVRERLEEAREALFDAREERPRPSRDEKVLAGWNGLMIATCAEAALVLGEDDYAGMAVDALEFVREKLWDDDAERLSRRYKDENVKVDGYLEDYAFLARGALGCYEATGDVDHLTFALDLARTIEDEFWDDAHETLYFTPESGESLVTRPQELTDQSTPSAAGVAVETLLALDGFSDEDFESIAAGVLETHANRLESNPLQHVTLCLAADRLETGSVEVTVAAPNLPDEWRAAFVSRYVPDRLFARRPPTDDELEGWLEELGLEDAPPIWAGREARDGDPTLYVCRGRTCSPPTHDVEEAVEWLEDNGSPSFESSTDGPTSPF; via the coding sequence ATGGATCAACCCACCGAACGAAACCGCCTCGACGAGGAAGAGAGTCCCTACCTGCGCCAGCACGCGGACAACCCCGTCAACTGGCAGCCCTGGGACGAGCAGGCCCTCGAAGCGGCTCGCGAGCGGGACGTTCCGATCTTTCTCTCGGTCGGCTACTCGGCGTGTCACTGGTGTCACGTCATGGAGGAAGAGAGCTTCGCCGACGAGGAGGTCGCCGACCTGTTGAACGAGGAGTTCGTTCCGATCAAAGTCGACCGTGAGGAACGTCCCGACGTCGACAGCATCTACATGACCGTCTGTCAGCTGGTCACCGGCCGCGGCGGCTGGCCGCTGTCGGCCTGGCTCACACCCGAGGGGAAGCCGTTCCACGTGGGGACCTACTTCCCGAAGACCGCGAAACGAGGACAGCCCGGCTTCCTCGACATCTGTCGGCGACTCGCCGACTCGTGGGCCGACCCCGATGACCGCGCAGAGATGGAACGCCGGGCCGACCAGTGGACCGACGCCGCCAGAGATCAGCTCGAGGAGACGCCGGACTCGGTCCGCGGGACCGAGCCACCGTCGAGTGCGGTCCTCGAGTCTGCGGCCGACGGCGCAGTGCGGAGCGCCGACCGCCAGCACGGCGGCTTCGGTTCCGACGGGCCGAAGTTCCCCCAGCCCTCGCGACTGCGCGCGCTCGCCCGTGCCTCCGACCGGACCGGAAACGAACAGTACCGGGCGGTACTCGAGGCGTCCCTCGATGCGATGGCCGCCGGCGGCCTGTACGACCACGTCGGCGGTGGGTTCCACCGCTACTGCGTCGACCGCGACTGGACGGTGCCCCACTTCGAGAAGATGCTGTACGACAACGCCGAGATTCCGCGGGCGTTCCTCGCGGGCTACCAGCTGACAGGCGACGACCGCTACGCCGAGGTCGTCCGTGACACCCTCGCGTTCGTCGACCGTGAACTCACCCACGAGGAAGGCGGCTTCTTCTCGACGCTCGACGCCCAGAGCGAGGACCCGGAGACGGGAGACCGCGAGGAGGGCGTCTTCTACGTCTGGACACCCGAAGAGGTCCACGGGGTCGTCGGCGACGAAACGACGGCCGACCTCTTCTGTGATCGGTACGATATCACCGCGTCCGGCAACTTCGAGGGGACGAACCAGCCCAACCGGGTTCGCTCGGTCGACGACCTGGCCGCGGAGCACGACCTCGAGCCCGATGGGGTCCGCGAGCGACTCGAGGAGGCTCGCGAGGCCCTGTTCGACGCCCGCGAGGAGCGCCCGCGTCCCAGCCGGGACGAGAAGGTCCTCGCCGGCTGGAACGGGCTGATGATCGCGACCTGTGCTGAAGCCGCACTGGTGCTCGGTGAGGACGACTACGCCGGGATGGCCGTCGACGCCCTCGAATTCGTCCGCGAAAAGCTCTGGGACGACGACGCTGAACGCCTCTCGCGCCGGTACAAAGACGAGAACGTCAAGGTCGACGGCTACCTCGAGGACTACGCCTTCCTCGCCCGCGGCGCACTCGGCTGTTACGAGGCGACCGGCGACGTCGACCACCTCACGTTCGCGCTCGACCTCGCCCGGACCATCGAGGACGAGTTCTGGGACGACGCCCACGAGACGCTGTACTTCACCCCCGAGAGCGGCGAGTCACTCGTGACGCGCCCGCAGGAACTCACGGACCAGTCGACGCCCTCGGCCGCCGGCGTCGCCGTCGAGACGCTGCTCGCACTGGACGGGTTTTCCGACGAGGACTTCGAGTCGATTGCCGCGGGCGTCCTCGAGACCCACGCGAACCGCCTCGAGTCGAACCCCCTCCAGCACGTGACGCTCTGTCTGGCCGCCGACCGTCTCGAGACGGGATCGGTCGAGGTGACCGTCGCCGCCCCGAACCTCCCCGACGAGTGGCGCGCGGCGTTCGTGTCGCGGTACGTCCCCGACAGGCTGTTCGCTCGCCGACCGCCGACGGACGACGAACTCGAGGGCTGGCTCGAAGAACTGGGGCTCGAGGATGCCCCGCCCATCTGGGCCGGGCGGGAGGCACGGGACGGCGACCCCACGCTGTACGTCTGTCGAGGACGGACGTGTTCACCGCCCACGCACGATGTCGAGGAGGCCGTGGAATGGCTCGAGGATAATGGTTCGCCCTCGTTCGAATCGTCGACTGACGGGCCGACGAGCCCCTTCTAG
- a CDS encoding sensor histidine kinase → MSNTGGSADTAATVQLLVDDDANREALQTILERRYVVTTDASELSGDLVLVDDRSFASSRDVIETPDDEDRLEFTPVVLLRRAGTRLDESLLTTGPSGERPLIDEVVDAPVQPTILFRRLDNLITRRRQFELLQNQNEQLEAFADVVSHDLRNPLQIATGRLELLESSVPTDEQVHVEEIQTSLERMEKIVESMLTLAQRGNDTGALTPVSVGDVADDAWAVIDAPDATFVNSAAETTILADEDQLQTIFENLFRNAVEHGTAGESAGSETEGTLTGAIEIAVSGIEDGFVVEDDGAGIPPEKRERVLERGYSGGDGGTGLGLDIVLTVVEAHGWDITLEESDAGGTQFLVTGVTRVE, encoded by the coding sequence GTGAGCAACACAGGCGGGAGTGCGGACACGGCGGCGACAGTCCAGTTACTCGTCGACGACGATGCTAACAGGGAGGCGCTTCAGACGATCCTCGAGCGCCGGTACGTCGTCACGACGGACGCGAGCGAGCTGTCGGGCGATCTCGTGCTGGTAGACGATCGGTCGTTCGCCTCTTCCCGGGACGTAATCGAGACACCCGATGACGAAGACCGACTGGAGTTCACGCCGGTCGTCTTACTCCGACGTGCGGGAACACGACTCGACGAGTCACTTCTGACCACCGGCCCCAGCGGCGAACGACCACTGATCGACGAGGTAGTGGATGCCCCCGTCCAGCCGACGATCCTCTTTCGCCGTCTCGACAACCTCATCACTCGCCGTCGACAGTTCGAGCTCCTGCAGAACCAGAACGAACAGCTCGAGGCGTTCGCGGACGTCGTCAGTCACGACCTTCGGAACCCACTCCAGATCGCGACGGGCCGTCTCGAACTGCTCGAGTCGAGCGTCCCGACCGACGAACAGGTCCACGTCGAAGAGATCCAGACGTCACTCGAGCGAATGGAGAAGATCGTCGAGTCGATGTTGACGCTCGCCCAGAGAGGAAACGACACCGGGGCCCTCACTCCGGTCTCGGTGGGAGACGTTGCTGACGATGCGTGGGCCGTCATCGACGCACCAGATGCGACGTTCGTGAACTCGGCGGCAGAGACCACGATCCTCGCGGACGAAGATCAGTTGCAGACGATCTTCGAGAACCTGTTTCGAAACGCAGTCGAACACGGCACAGCGGGTGAATCTGCGGGGAGTGAGACGGAGGGAACACTCACGGGTGCGATCGAAATCGCGGTCTCCGGTATCGAGGACGGATTCGTCGTCGAAGACGATGGGGCCGGTATTCCGCCGGAGAAACGCGAACGCGTCCTCGAGCGCGGCTACTCGGGTGGCGACGGCGGGACGGGACTCGGCCTCGATATCGTTCTCACCGTCGTCGAGGCTCACGGGTGGGACATCACACTCGAGGAGAGCGACGCCGGTGGTACGCAGTTCCTGGTGACCGGCGTCACGCGAGTCGAGTAA
- a CDS encoding DUF5804 family protein — MTRVCLIGDPDYTLQYELLSRETSREALATYDLTRPFENSLAVRTVSVGAAISLLNDLQWYLTRFVDEALVLEPSVSDEEWLSRALATDLRNGDVTPAETAEFCKIYGLEVVGEPAGPGSDGETDSGPESAAAESEPRSTEADDEEATSARRQGATRRLVEPLYVRRTGGKLPEYDLRDVDETLVVRVTEDEYA; from the coding sequence GTGACGCGCGTCTGCCTGATCGGGGACCCCGACTACACCTTGCAGTACGAGCTCCTCTCTCGAGAGACGTCTCGCGAAGCGCTGGCGACGTACGATCTGACGCGACCGTTCGAGAACTCGCTCGCGGTCAGGACCGTCAGCGTCGGCGCGGCTATCTCGTTGCTCAACGACCTCCAGTGGTACCTCACCCGGTTCGTCGACGAGGCCCTCGTCCTCGAACCGAGCGTCAGCGACGAGGAGTGGCTCTCGAGAGCGCTCGCGACGGACCTTCGAAACGGGGACGTGACGCCGGCCGAGACGGCCGAATTTTGCAAGATCTACGGCCTCGAGGTGGTGGGTGAGCCGGCGGGCCCCGGTTCCGACGGCGAGACCGACTCCGGACCGGAGTCAGCGGCTGCGGAATCGGAGCCCCGATCCACCGAGGCTGACGACGAGGAAGCCACGTCGGCCAGGAGGCAGGGGGCGACTCGTCGACTCGTCGAACCGCTTTACGTTCGACGAACGGGCGGGAAACTGCCCGAGTACGACCTGCGGGACGTCGACGAGACGCTGGTCGTTCGGGTGACAGAAGACGAGTACGCCTGA
- a CDS encoding methyl-accepting chemotaxis protein — protein MSYGSGPGDDRVIDGKMSEVDTDAIDDIDTAGSYDESRANDLQRSIAEMGRGITEISDRLEEIHAEANEQYDAVMHVADETSSLSASVEEIASSSEEVAAAGETARELAEEGQESATEVGTAMEAIQDAATEVTEDVTAIQESVEEIDQIVAVINNIADQTNLLALNASIEAAHADKSGDGFAVVASEVKSLAEDSQERAGEIERMIRDVEEKTDAAVTSLDENNDRIERGIESVERAVEILEDIHDTVGEVSAGIDEVAAATDEQASSTEEVASMVDQTVASAESIAEDTGVIADEVESQASTVESMDRTLESLVDDFAPDAGPAR, from the coding sequence ATGTCGTACGGTAGTGGCCCTGGCGACGATCGCGTCATCGACGGGAAGATGTCGGAGGTCGACACCGACGCGATCGACGACATCGACACGGCGGGAAGCTACGACGAGAGTCGCGCCAACGACCTCCAGCGATCCATCGCCGAGATGGGACGGGGGATCACCGAGATCAGCGATCGACTCGAGGAGATCCACGCTGAAGCGAACGAACAGTACGACGCGGTAATGCACGTCGCCGACGAGACCTCGAGTCTCTCGGCGTCGGTCGAGGAGATTGCGTCCTCCTCCGAGGAGGTCGCCGCTGCCGGCGAGACGGCACGAGAACTCGCCGAGGAGGGACAGGAATCGGCGACGGAAGTCGGCACCGCGATGGAAGCGATACAGGATGCTGCGACCGAGGTCACCGAGGACGTGACGGCGATCCAGGAGAGCGTCGAGGAGATCGACCAGATCGTCGCGGTTATCAACAACATCGCCGACCAGACGAATCTGCTCGCGCTCAACGCATCGATCGAGGCTGCCCACGCCGACAAGTCGGGTGACGGGTTCGCCGTCGTCGCATCAGAGGTCAAGTCGCTGGCAGAAGACTCACAGGAACGTGCGGGCGAAATCGAGCGAATGATCAGAGACGTCGAGGAGAAGACCGACGCCGCGGTGACGAGCCTCGACGAGAACAACGACCGGATCGAACGTGGCATCGAGTCGGTCGAACGCGCCGTCGAGATCCTCGAGGACATCCACGACACCGTCGGCGAGGTCTCCGCAGGCATCGACGAGGTTGCGGCCGCGACGGACGAACAGGCCTCGAGCACCGAGGAGGTCGCGAGCATGGTCGACCAGACGGTCGCCAGTGCCGAGAGCATCGCCGAGGACACGGGCGTCATCGCCGACGAGGTCGAATCACAGGCCAGTACCGTCGAGTCGATGGATCGGACGCTCGAGTCACTGGTCGACGACTTCGCGCCCGACGCCGGTCCCGCGCGATAG
- a CDS encoding PLP-dependent cysteine synthase family protein: MNGSILDTIGSPLVEIESPPGATVAAKLEWFNPAGSAKDRPALEMIRTAEREGVIEPGDWLVEPTSGNTGIGLALVAAARGYDLTIVMPADKSEERQQIMGAYGAELELVDGDMTDARERADELEAEGAVQLGQFENPANPEAHYETTGVEIIEQVGDREIDAFVAGVGTGGTLSGTGRRLREQFPDVEIVAVEPERNPVLSTGEPGSDDFQGMGPGFVSDNLDRDLIDRVETVRLEDAEEECRRLAREEGMLVGQSSGATSLVAKQVAEEIADPDLECPSTSSAFDEPATTEADGGGSTAEDCPLVVTVFWDSGERYLSTGLFD, from the coding sequence ATGAACGGCAGTATTCTGGACACGATCGGGTCGCCGCTCGTGGAGATCGAGTCGCCACCCGGGGCGACCGTCGCCGCCAAACTCGAGTGGTTCAACCCGGCCGGCTCGGCCAAGGACCGACCGGCTCTCGAGATGATCCGGACGGCCGAACGCGAGGGGGTAATCGAACCGGGCGACTGGCTCGTCGAACCCACCAGCGGCAACACCGGCATCGGGCTGGCACTCGTCGCCGCGGCCCGGGGCTACGATCTGACGATCGTCATGCCCGCGGACAAATCAGAAGAGCGCCAGCAGATCATGGGCGCCTACGGCGCAGAGCTCGAGCTGGTCGACGGCGACATGACCGACGCCCGCGAGCGGGCTGACGAACTCGAGGCCGAGGGCGCGGTTCAACTGGGCCAGTTCGAGAACCCGGCGAATCCGGAGGCCCACTACGAGACGACCGGCGTCGAGATCATAGAGCAGGTCGGCGACCGCGAGATCGACGCGTTCGTCGCCGGCGTCGGAACCGGTGGAACCCTCTCGGGGACCGGTCGGCGACTCCGCGAGCAGTTCCCGGACGTCGAAATCGTCGCCGTCGAACCCGAACGGAACCCGGTTCTTTCGACCGGCGAACCCGGCTCCGACGACTTCCAGGGGATGGGACCCGGATTCGTCAGCGACAACCTCGACCGCGACCTGATCGACCGCGTCGAGACCGTCAGGCTCGAGGACGCGGAGGAGGAGTGCCGTCGACTCGCCCGCGAAGAGGGCATGCTCGTCGGGCAATCCAGCGGTGCCACGAGCCTCGTCGCCAAGCAGGTCGCCGAGGAAATCGCCGATCCCGACCTCGAGTGCCCCAGCACCTCGAGTGCGTTCGACGAACCCGCTACGACGGAAGCCGACGGCGGTGGGAGTACCGCCGAGGACTGCCCGCTCGTGGTCACGGTCTTCTGGGACAGCGGCGAGCGATACCTCTCGACTGGACTGTTCGACTGA
- a CDS encoding TlpA family protein disulfide reductase translates to MSLETMQPNPTWDAASYEDAVDTLEAHADDVVYRVWGGDWCKDCRRLLPDFGAALEAAGVPDDRIDEIAVDQDKQGPGVDEYGIEYIPTIVVEHAPASADRDEGEEITRFVEDEDLPPATWLAQELEDEL, encoded by the coding sequence ATGAGTCTCGAAACCATGCAACCGAATCCCACGTGGGACGCCGCCTCCTACGAGGACGCCGTCGACACGCTCGAAGCACACGCCGACGATGTCGTCTACAGGGTCTGGGGTGGCGACTGGTGTAAAGACTGCCGACGCCTCCTCCCCGATTTCGGGGCCGCACTCGAGGCGGCCGGGGTTCCCGACGACCGAATCGACGAGATCGCGGTCGACCAGGACAAGCAGGGCCCGGGCGTCGACGAGTACGGCATCGAGTACATTCCGACGATCGTGGTCGAGCACGCGCCCGCCAGCGCGGATAGAGACGAGGGCGAGGAGATCACCCGGTTCGTCGAGGACGAGGACCTGCCGCCGGCGACCTGGCTCGCGCAGGAACTCGAGGACGAACTGTAG